In the Euphorbia lathyris chromosome 5, ddEupLath1.1, whole genome shotgun sequence genome, one interval contains:
- the LOC136228714 gene encoding probable aquaporin TIP3-2 isoform X2, whose translation MQMPFWSSPLNNKRQDKMPRGCAFGRAEDAAHPESMRAALTEFISTRSVVFTGEGSVLALDKVYKETGDSATAVSASINISGGHVNPAVAFGALVGETRRRS comes from the exons ATGCAAATGCCTTTTTGGTCTTCTCCCCTTAACAACAAGAGACAAGATAAGATGCCTCGAGGATGTGCATTTGGGAGAGCAGAAGATGCAGCCCACCCAGAGTCTATGAGAGCTGCATTAACTGAGTTTATATCCACTCGCAGCGTCGTGTTTACCGGAGAAGGATCTGTTCTTGCTCTAg ATAAAGTGTACAAGGAAACAGGGGATTCGGCAACAGCAGTTTCAGCAAGCATTAACATATCAGGAGGGCATGTGAATCCGGCTGTTGCTTTCGGTGCTTTGGTGGGAG AGACCAGAAGGAGAAGCTAG
- the LOC136228714 gene encoding probable aquaporin TIP-type alpha isoform X1 produces MQMPFWSSPLNNKRQDKMPRGCAFGRAEDAAHPESMRAALTEFISTRSVVFTGEGSVLALDKVYKETGDSATAVSASINISGGHVNPAVAFGALVGGKIFVLRASFY; encoded by the exons ATGCAAATGCCTTTTTGGTCTTCTCCCCTTAACAACAAGAGACAAGATAAGATGCCTCGAGGATGTGCATTTGGGAGAGCAGAAGATGCAGCCCACCCAGAGTCTATGAGAGCTGCATTAACTGAGTTTATATCCACTCGCAGCGTCGTGTTTACCGGAGAAGGATCTGTTCTTGCTCTAg ATAAAGTGTACAAGGAAACAGGGGATTCGGCAACAGCAGTTTCAGCAAGCATTAACATATCAGGAGGGCATGTGAATCCGGCTGTTGCTTTCGGTGCTTTGGTGGGAGGAAAGATTTTTGTTCTCCGAGCTTCCTTTTATTGA